Proteins encoded together in one Mus caroli chromosome 4, CAROLI_EIJ_v1.1, whole genome shotgun sequence window:
- the Gem gene encoding GTP-binding protein GEM: MTLNNVTMRQGTVGMQPQQRWSIPADARHLMVQKDPHPCNLQNRHSPAPEDHCRRSWSSDSTDSVISSESGNTYYRVVLIGEQGVGKSTLANIFAGVHDSMDSDCEVLGEDTYERTLVVDGESATIILLDMWENKGENEWLHDHCMQVGDAYLIVYSITDRASFEKASELRIQLRRARQTEDIPIILVGNKSDLVRCREVSVSEGRACAVVFDCKFIETSAAVQHNVKELFEGIVRQVRLRRDSKEKNERRLAYQKRRESIPRKARRFWGKIVAKNNKNMAFKLKSKSCHDLSVL, translated from the exons ATGACTCTGAATAATGTCACCATGCGCCAAGGCACTGTGGGCATGCAGCCACAGCAGCGCTGGAGTATCCCTGCTGATGCCAGGCATCTGATGGTCCAGAAGGATCCTCACCCCTGCAACCTCCAAAACCGCCACTCTCCTGCTCCGGAAGACCACTGCCGACGGAGCTGGTCGTCCGACTCCACAGACTCGGTCATCTCTTCTGAGTCTGGAAACACCTACTACCGCGTAGTGCTTATAGGGGAGCAAGGAGTGGGCAAGTCCACCCTGGCCAACATCTTTGCAGGTGTGCATGACAGCATGGACAGCGACTGTGAGGTCTTGGGAG AAGATACATATGAGCGTACCCTGGTCGTTGATGGAGAGAGTGCAACCATTATCCTCCTGGACATGTGGGAAAATAAG GGGGAGAACGAATGGCTCCATGACCACTGCATGCAGGTCGGGGATGCCTACCTGATCGTCTACTCTATCACAGACCGTGCGAGCTTCGAGAAGGCATCTGAGCTGAGGATTCAGCTCCGCAGGGCCCGGCAGACAGAAGACATTCCTATCATTTTGGTTGGCAACAAAAGCGACTTAGTGCGGTGTCGAGAAGTGTCTGTGTCAG aAGGGAGAGCTTGTGCTGTGGTGTTCGACTGCAAATTCATCGAGACCTCTGCGGCCGTGCAGCACAACGTGAAGGAACTGTTTGAGGGCATTGTGCGGCAGGTGCGCCTGCGCAGGGACAGCAAGGAGAAGAATGAGAGGAGGCTGGCCTACCAGAAGAGGCGGGAGAGCATTCCCAGGAAAGCCAGGCGCTTCTGGGGCAAAATTGTGgccaaaaacaacaagaacatgGCTTTCAAGCTCAAGTCAAAATCCTGCCATGACCTGTCTGTGCTCTAG